The genomic region CCTTCCGTGGCTCTGGCACGAGACCTATCGTCCGTAAGCTCGTTCGTCGGGCGGTGGCCCCCGCTGTGTCCTTCCAGAGTCTCCTGCTTGTTTACGATGCCCTTGAACGGCGTCATCAGCAGGATGCGCAGGTCAAACATCAGCGACCAGTTCTCGATATAGAACAGGTCGTATTCGATGCGCTTCTCGATGGACGTGTCGCCGCGTAGGCCGTTGACCTGCGCCCACCCGGTCATGCCCGGGCGCACCTGGTGACGCACCATGTAGAGCGGCACGCTGTGCTTGAAGCGGTTGACGTACTGGGGAATCTCGGGGCGCGGGCCGACGAGGCTCATGTCCCCCTTGAGCACGTTGAAGAGCTGGGGAAGCTCGTCGATGGAGTAGCGGCGCATGAACGATCCGAATGCCGTGCGACGAGGATCGTCTCCCGTCGTCCACGCGCTGTCCGACTGAGCGTTGAGCCGCATCGAGCGGAACTTGAGGATGTAGAACGGGCGGCGCCCTCGGCCGACGCGCTCCTGCCGGAAGATAACGGGCCCGGGGGAGGAGAGCTTCGTCCCCAGCGCCGCAACGATCATGATCGGTGACGTGAGCACGATGAGTACGAGCGAGCCGAGCACGTCGAACGCTCGCTTGAGAAACGCGAGGCCCATGTTGTCGAGCGTGATGCGGTTAACGCTGATGAGCGGAAGCCCCGCCTGCTGCGAGATGTGGGGACGGCTCGAGAGAAACTGGTGGTACGTGGGAAGCAGCTCGACGCGAATGCCGGCGTTCTCGCAGGCCAGCAGCACGTCGTCAAGGTGGCGTTGCTCGGAAGAGTCCAGGGCGACAACGACCTCGTCGGGAACGAGCTCCTCGAGGATGTGGCCGACGTCTGCATAACTTCCAAGAAGGGCGATGCCGGGCATGAGCGTCTCGCGACCGATGCTGCCCATGAGGGCGAAGCTGCGCGGGCGTTCGTGGTTGACGGCTTTTGCATAGGTGCGCGCCGTAAAGCTCGACCCGACGACAACGACGCGGGTGCGCCCGATGCCACGCTCGTACTGCAGGCGCTGCAGGCTGTCGATCAGTACGGCCTTGCAGCACGTCAGGATGTTGATTGTGACCCACGCGATCACGAGGAGCCAGCGTGAGAAGTCGACGACGCGGAAGAGATAGATGAAGTCGATGTAGAGCATCATGGCGACGGTGTTGCACAGGACGAGCCGTCCGACCGTGCGCATCGTGCTGTTGGGAGATCGCCGGCCGTATATGCCGAGCAGGCTGTAGAGAAAGACGAAGACGGGGGAGAATGCTGCGCCCCAGAGCACGTGGTTGAGGCCTGACATGACGGGGCCTTCGCCACGGAATACAGAAAAGC from Coriobacteriia bacterium harbors:
- a CDS encoding undecaprenyl-phosphate glucose phosphotransferase; the encoded protein is MFKAHHRIPNALSVLIDLAIITGSMAFAFWMRFSVFRGEGPVMSGLNHVLWGAAFSPVFVFLYSLLGIYGRRSPNSTMRTVGRLVLCNTVAMMLYIDFIYLFRVVDFSRWLLVIAWVTINILTCCKAVLIDSLQRLQYERGIGRTRVVVVGSSFTARTYAKAVNHERPRSFALMGSIGRETLMPGIALLGSYADVGHILEELVPDEVVVALDSSEQRHLDDVLLACENAGIRVELLPTYHQFLSSRPHISQQAGLPLISVNRITLDNMGLAFLKRAFDVLGSLVLIVLTSPIMIVAALGTKLSSPGPVIFRQERVGRGRRPFYILKFRSMRLNAQSDSAWTTGDDPRRTAFGSFMRRYSIDELPQLFNVLKGDMSLVGPRPEIPQYVNRFKHSVPLYMVRHQVRPGMTGWAQVNGLRGDTSIEKRIEYDLFYIENWSLMFDLRILLMTPFKGIVNKQETLEGHSGGHRPTNELTDDRSRARATEGRHFQRRR